In a genomic window of Streptomyces pristinaespiralis:
- a CDS encoding TerB family tellurite resistance protein — MLPARRLFVRKLRVCGIHTSWNTVGDGEFFCPDCGGDRNYRRRTGRRRFAVLGVPLLPRGLAGPVVECAACHSHFGMDVLDHPTTGRFSAMLRDAVHTVALAVLASGGTSSRTVRETAVQAVRAAGLDDCTEDQLTSLIEALAADTGRYVADAGPYGAALAIELHEALEPLAPHLAPAGRESILLQGARIALADGPYTPAEREVLTTVGAALQFCDDDTERLLETAAHTPF, encoded by the coding sequence GTGCTGCCAGCCCGGAGATTGTTCGTCCGAAAACTGCGGGTATGCGGCATTCACACGTCCTGGAACACCGTCGGTGACGGCGAGTTCTTCTGTCCCGACTGCGGAGGCGACCGCAACTACCGCCGCCGCACCGGCCGCCGCCGCTTCGCCGTCCTCGGAGTGCCCCTGCTGCCGCGCGGCCTCGCCGGCCCTGTCGTCGAATGCGCGGCCTGCCACAGCCACTTCGGCATGGACGTCCTCGACCACCCCACCACCGGGCGCTTCTCCGCGATGCTCAGGGACGCGGTCCACACCGTCGCCCTCGCCGTCCTCGCCTCCGGCGGCACCTCCTCCCGCACCGTCCGTGAGACCGCCGTACAGGCGGTGCGCGCGGCGGGGCTCGACGACTGCACGGAGGATCAGCTCACCTCCCTGATCGAGGCACTCGCCGCCGACACCGGCCGGTACGTCGCGGACGCCGGACCGTACGGCGCGGCGCTCGCGATCGAGCTCCACGAGGCGCTCGAACCGCTCGCGCCCCACCTGGCCCCCGCCGGCCGGGAGTCGATCCTGCTCCAGGGCGCACGCATCGCCCTCGCGGACGGCCCGTACACCCCCGCGGAGCGCGAGGTCCTCACCACGGTCGGCGCGGCGCTCCAGTTCTGCGACGACGACACCGAGCGGCTCCTGGAAACGGCGGCGCACACGCCGTTCTGA
- a CDS encoding MMPL family transporter, with protein sequence MGPAAPTATAPPPTAPTARRKALPWAVLVLWLAVVALAVPFAGKLGDAQRDNIVDYLPASADSTQVAKVEQALPGGESTELVVVYHRDGGLTAADRAHAEQQVEGITGAHEFDGGAPQGIPSKDGTTLMYPMSTTAPGTDNDARIALVDDVRERLGADPVDGLGAELGGPGALATDMEKVFETIDGTLMVATVLVVAVLLILTYRSPFLWLVPLTVVGFAAVLSRAVVYGLIQGFDLTVTSQSAAIMTVLVFGAGTDYALLLVARYREELRRVEQPYDAMRAALRGCGPAVLASSGTVAAGLLCLLAADLNSASGLGPVGAVGVVCALAAMLTLLPAVLVLLGRRVFWPLVPAYGSEPKRRRSLFAAMGSSAGRRPGAVLVSGALLLGALALGVFNLPGNLAQEDTFTEQPESVSAMKVLAEAYPDRGSQPISIVAPTDRADQALARARNTEGVAAAEAGRSGGGWTEITVFAKDAPESAGETATIEALRAGLDGSHIGGPSAQQLDLSDTNARDRKVVIPLVLGAVLLILVILLRSLVAPLILTAAVVAVWGAVMGLGGLLFEPVFGFDGLDPSMPLLSFVFLVALGVDYGIFLMHRMREESLSGAEPAAAALTALRTTGGVIASAGIVLAATFTVLMNLPLVPLFEMGFLVAVGVLLDTFLVRTYLVTSAALLLGRRVWWPGPLSRPKPAVAVTHETRREPAAPRT encoded by the coding sequence ATGGGGCCCGCCGCACCGACCGCGACCGCACCACCGCCCACGGCGCCGACCGCCCGCCGCAAGGCCCTGCCCTGGGCGGTCCTCGTCCTGTGGCTCGCCGTCGTCGCCCTCGCCGTACCCTTCGCCGGGAAGCTCGGCGACGCGCAGCGCGACAACATCGTCGACTACCTCCCCGCGAGCGCCGACTCGACCCAGGTCGCCAAGGTGGAACAGGCGCTGCCCGGCGGGGAGTCCACCGAGCTGGTCGTCGTCTACCACCGCGACGGAGGGCTCACCGCCGCGGACCGCGCCCACGCGGAGCAGCAGGTGGAGGGCATCACCGGCGCCCATGAGTTCGACGGCGGCGCGCCGCAGGGCATCCCGTCGAAGGACGGCACGACCCTGATGTACCCGATGTCGACCACCGCACCCGGCACCGACAACGACGCCCGCATCGCGCTCGTCGACGATGTGCGGGAGCGGCTCGGCGCCGACCCGGTCGACGGGCTCGGCGCCGAACTGGGCGGTCCCGGCGCCCTGGCGACCGACATGGAGAAGGTCTTCGAGACCATCGACGGCACGCTCATGGTCGCCACCGTGCTCGTCGTCGCCGTGCTGCTCATCCTCACGTACCGCAGCCCGTTCCTGTGGCTCGTGCCGCTCACCGTCGTCGGCTTCGCGGCCGTCCTCTCCCGGGCCGTCGTCTACGGACTGATCCAGGGCTTCGACCTCACCGTCACCAGCCAGAGCGCGGCCATCATGACCGTCCTCGTCTTCGGCGCGGGCACCGACTACGCGCTGCTGCTCGTCGCCCGCTACCGGGAGGAACTGCGCCGCGTCGAGCAGCCGTACGACGCGATGCGCGCCGCCCTGCGCGGCTGCGGCCCCGCCGTCCTCGCCTCCTCAGGCACCGTCGCCGCCGGGCTGCTGTGCCTGCTCGCCGCCGACCTCAACAGCGCCAGCGGACTCGGCCCGGTCGGCGCGGTAGGTGTCGTGTGCGCCCTCGCCGCGATGCTCACCCTGCTGCCCGCCGTCCTGGTGCTCCTCGGCCGCCGGGTGTTCTGGCCGCTGGTGCCCGCCTACGGTTCGGAGCCGAAGCGGCGCCGTTCGCTGTTCGCCGCGATGGGCAGCTCCGCCGGCCGCCGGCCGGGGGCCGTCCTCGTGTCCGGGGCGCTGCTGCTCGGCGCGCTCGCGCTCGGCGTGTTCAACCTGCCGGGCAACCTCGCCCAGGAGGACACCTTCACCGAACAGCCCGAGTCCGTCTCCGCGATGAAGGTCCTCGCGGAGGCGTACCCGGACCGGGGCAGCCAGCCCATCAGCATCGTCGCCCCCACCGACAGGGCCGATCAGGCGCTGGCACGGGCCCGGAACACCGAGGGCGTCGCCGCGGCGGAGGCGGGCCGCTCCGGAGGCGGCTGGACGGAGATCACCGTCTTCGCGAAGGACGCGCCGGAGAGCGCGGGCGAGACCGCCACCATCGAGGCCCTGCGGGCGGGGCTCGACGGCAGCCACATCGGCGGGCCCAGCGCCCAGCAGTTGGACCTGTCCGACACCAACGCCCGCGACCGGAAGGTCGTCATCCCGCTCGTCCTCGGCGCGGTCCTGCTGATCCTCGTGATCCTGCTCCGCAGCCTCGTCGCACCCCTGATCCTCACGGCGGCCGTCGTCGCCGTGTGGGGGGCCGTCATGGGGCTCGGCGGACTGCTCTTCGAACCGGTCTTCGGGTTCGACGGCCTCGACCCGAGCATGCCGCTGCTGTCGTTCGTCTTCCTCGTCGCCCTCGGGGTCGACTACGGCATCTTCCTGATGCACCGGATGCGTGAGGAGTCCCTGTCGGGCGCCGAGCCCGCGGCGGCGGCGCTCACCGCGCTGCGCACGACCGGCGGGGTCATCGCCTCCGCGGGCATCGTGCTCGCGGCGACGTTCACCGTCCTGATGAACCTCCCGCTGGTGCCGCTGTTCGAGATGGGCTTCCTGGTGGCGGTCGGCGTACTGCTGGACACGTTCCTCGTCCGCACGTACCTGGTGACGTCGGCCGCGCTGTTGCTGGGGCGGCGGGTGTGGTGGCCGGGACCGCTGAGCCGGCCGAAGCCGGCGGTCGCGGTGACACATGAGACGCGACGGGAACCGGCGGCCCCGCGCACGTGA
- a CDS encoding sensor histidine kinase produces MPHPPRPRLGERVLNAVSRDPLTVPHRTRNDAVAAAAVGVLSLALALLVDGGRRPDALGWALLAGSVVPLVWRRSHPLPVLAAVLLCVGPYHALDNTHAAPVPASLVALYTVAVTGRPLYTFFVGCLVIGISLTVMFNVGKHEGLETLRTSGWILAVLVLGVDVRTYRRYIASVVGRAERAERTREEEAARRVAEERLRIARDLHDLLAHSITLIGVQTSVASHVLSVDPDRLDRAAIAGALDDIAETCRTARGELRTTLEVLRTDGPDCDGPLPDLAALPDLVRTAGAELTLDRGGSAMPPAVEAAAYRIVQESLTNAVRHGGAGVRIAVTVVRDEDALRVRVTDDGTAEPPVTGSGFGILGMRERARSVGGTLSAGPRDGAAGFEVAAILPLQPTEATA; encoded by the coding sequence GTGCCGCACCCACCCCGCCCCCGCCTCGGCGAACGCGTGCTGAACGCCGTCAGCCGCGACCCGCTCACCGTCCCCCACCGCACCCGCAACGACGCCGTCGCCGCCGCGGCCGTCGGTGTGCTGTCCCTCGCGCTCGCGCTCCTCGTCGACGGCGGCCGCAGGCCGGACGCCCTGGGCTGGGCGCTCCTCGCGGGGAGCGTCGTGCCGCTCGTGTGGCGGCGGTCGCACCCGCTCCCCGTACTGGCCGCCGTACTGCTGTGCGTCGGGCCGTACCACGCGCTGGACAACACCCACGCCGCGCCGGTGCCCGCGTCACTGGTCGCCCTCTACACGGTGGCCGTCACCGGGCGCCCGCTGTACACCTTCTTCGTCGGCTGTCTCGTCATCGGCATCAGCCTGACCGTGATGTTCAACGTCGGGAAGCACGAGGGCCTGGAGACCCTGCGCACCTCGGGCTGGATCCTCGCCGTGCTCGTCCTGGGTGTCGACGTACGCACCTACCGCCGTTACATCGCCTCCGTCGTGGGCCGCGCCGAACGGGCGGAACGCACCCGCGAGGAGGAGGCCGCACGCCGGGTCGCGGAGGAGCGGCTGCGGATCGCCCGTGATCTGCACGATCTGCTCGCGCACTCCATCACCCTCATCGGCGTGCAGACGTCCGTCGCCTCCCACGTCCTCAGCGTCGATCCGGACCGGCTGGACCGGGCGGCGATCGCCGGAGCGCTCGACGACATCGCCGAGACGTGCCGTACCGCGCGGGGTGAACTGCGCACCACGCTGGAGGTCCTGCGCACCGACGGCCCCGACTGCGACGGCCCGCTGCCGGACCTCGCGGCGCTCCCGGACCTGGTGCGGACGGCGGGCGCCGAACTGACCCTGGATCGGGGCGGGTCGGCGATGCCGCCCGCCGTGGAGGCGGCCGCGTACCGGATCGTGCAGGAGTCGCTGACGAACGCGGTGCGGCACGGCGGGGCGGGGGTACGTATCGCGGTGACGGTGGTCCGGGACGAGGACGCCCTGCGGGTCCGCGTCACCGACGACGGGACCGCGGAGCCTCCGGTGACCGGCTCCGGCTTCGGCATCCTCGGGATGCGGGAACGGGCCCGCAGCGTGGGCGGCACGCTGTCGGCCGGTCCGCGCGACGGGGCGGCCGGTTTCGAGGTCGCCGCGATCCTGCCCCTTCAGCCCACGGAGGCCACCGCATGA
- a CDS encoding response regulator transcription factor, with product MSPTNPIRVLLADDQTLVRAAFAMLVESARDMEVVAQAGTGAEAVELARSERADLVVMDIRMPELDGIEATRLIAADDDLAGVKVLVLTTYDTDEHIMEALRAGASGFLVKDTRPADLLAAIRTVAAGESLLSPGPTSRLIARVLSAPQVPAANGAGGPDVLTDRERQVLTLVARGLNNTEIAESLGLSPLTAKTHVSRIMSKLCARDRAQLVIVAYESGLVTPGGG from the coding sequence ATGAGCCCGACGAACCCGATCCGCGTCCTGCTCGCCGACGACCAGACGCTGGTCCGGGCGGCCTTCGCGATGCTCGTCGAGTCGGCCCGCGACATGGAGGTCGTCGCCCAGGCGGGCACCGGCGCGGAAGCGGTCGAACTGGCCCGCAGCGAGCGGGCCGACCTGGTGGTCATGGACATCCGCATGCCCGAACTCGACGGCATCGAGGCCACCCGGCTGATCGCGGCGGACGACGACCTGGCGGGCGTCAAGGTGCTCGTCCTGACCACGTACGACACCGACGAGCACATCATGGAGGCGCTGCGCGCGGGCGCGTCGGGCTTCCTGGTGAAGGACACCAGGCCGGCCGATCTGCTGGCGGCCATCCGCACGGTCGCGGCCGGCGAGTCGCTGCTCTCCCCGGGGCCGACGTCCCGTCTGATCGCCCGCGTCCTGAGCGCCCCGCAGGTCCCCGCGGCGAACGGCGCGGGCGGCCCGGACGTGCTCACGGACCGCGAGCGCCAGGTCCTGACCCTGGTGGCCAGGGGCCTGAACAACACGGAGATCGCCGAGTCGCTGGGCCTGAGCCCTCTGACGGCGAAGACCCATGTCAGCCGCATCATGAGCAAACTGTGCGCCCGGGACCGGGCCCAACTGGTGATCGTGGCCTACGAGTCGGGACTGGTGACCCCGGGCGGGGGGTGA
- a CDS encoding trypsin-like peptidase domain-containing protein: MNKPLAGALLALTLLGAGAAPAVAAEADVSAKAVDFAGTVALSNCSGSVVRTAAAQPNDPALVMSNGHCLETGFPAPGEVVVDRASSRSFGLLNSSGTRVATLRAAKIAYGTMTDTDVSLYQLTSTYGQIESRYGIKALELSAVRPAQGTDIKVVSGYWKRIYSCDIDGFAYRLKEGSWTWKDSVRYTSGCDTIGGTSGSPVVDTATGKVVAVNNTGNESGGRCTDNNPCEVDENGVVTVREGINYGQQTYTLAACIGPGSRVDLNRPGCTVPKP; encoded by the coding sequence ATGAACAAGCCTCTCGCCGGCGCGCTGCTCGCGTTGACGCTCCTCGGAGCGGGCGCAGCACCCGCCGTCGCCGCCGAAGCGGACGTCTCCGCCAAGGCGGTGGACTTCGCCGGTACGGTCGCGCTCAGCAACTGCTCCGGTTCCGTGGTCCGTACGGCCGCCGCGCAGCCGAACGACCCCGCGCTCGTCATGTCCAACGGCCACTGCCTGGAGACCGGCTTCCCCGCCCCCGGCGAGGTGGTGGTCGACCGCGCCTCCTCCCGCAGCTTCGGCCTGCTCAACTCCTCGGGGACGCGCGTCGCCACCCTGCGGGCCGCGAAGATCGCCTACGGGACGATGACCGACACCGACGTCTCCCTGTACCAACTCACCAGCACCTACGGGCAGATCGAGTCCCGCTACGGCATCAAGGCGCTCGAGCTCAGCGCCGTCCGCCCCGCGCAGGGCACGGACATCAAGGTCGTCTCCGGTTACTGGAAGCGGATCTACAGCTGCGACATCGACGGGTTCGCCTACCGCCTCAAGGAAGGCTCGTGGACCTGGAAGGACTCGGTCCGCTACACCTCGGGCTGCGACACCATCGGCGGCACCTCCGGCTCGCCCGTCGTCGACACCGCCACCGGCAAGGTCGTCGCCGTCAACAACACCGGCAACGAGAGCGGCGGCCGCTGCACGGACAACAATCCCTGCGAGGTCGACGAGAACGGCGTCGTCACCGTCCGGGAGGGCATCAACTACGGGCAGCAGACCTACACCCTGGCCGCCTGCATAGGCCCCGGCAGCCGCGTCGACCTGAACCGCCCCGGCTGCACGGTGCCGAAGCCGTAG
- a CDS encoding FAD-dependent oxidoreductase, whose amino-acid sequence MPRPLRVAIVGAGPAGIYAADALLKSEVAAADPGVSIDLFERMPAPFGLIRYGVAPDHPRIKGIITALHQVLDKPQIRLFGNVDYGNDLSLDDLRTFYDAVIFSTGATADRALDIPGIELDGSYGAADFVSWYDGHPDWPRTWSLEAEKVAVLGVGNVALDVARILAKTADELLPTEIPPNVYEGLKANKALEVHVFGRRGPAQAKFSPMELRELDHSPNIEVIVDPEDIDYDEGSIETRRGNKQADMVAKTLENWAIRDAGDRPHKLFLHFFESPAEILGEDGKVVGLRTERTALDGTGNVKGTGEFKDWDVTAVYRAVGYLSDELPKLPWDLASGTVPDEGGRVIEESGEHLDSTYVTGWIRRGPVGLIGHTKGDANETVANLLDDHANGRLQSPASPEPEAVDAFLASRDVRWTTWEGWYKLDAAEKALGEPQGRERVKIVEREDMLKASGA is encoded by the coding sequence ATGCCCCGCCCCCTGCGGGTAGCCATCGTCGGAGCCGGCCCTGCCGGAATCTACGCCGCCGATGCGCTGCTGAAGTCCGAGGTGGCTGCCGCCGACCCCGGCGTGTCCATCGATCTCTTCGAGCGTATGCCCGCGCCGTTCGGTCTGATCCGTTACGGCGTGGCCCCGGACCACCCGCGGATCAAGGGCATCATCACGGCCCTGCACCAGGTGCTCGACAAGCCGCAGATCCGCCTCTTCGGCAACGTCGACTACGGCAACGACCTCAGCCTCGACGACCTCCGCACCTTCTACGACGCGGTGATCTTCTCCACCGGCGCGACGGCCGACCGGGCGCTCGACATACCCGGGATCGAGCTGGACGGCTCCTACGGCGCGGCCGACTTCGTGTCCTGGTACGACGGGCACCCCGACTGGCCGCGCACCTGGTCGCTGGAGGCCGAGAAGGTGGCCGTGCTCGGCGTCGGCAACGTCGCGCTCGACGTGGCGCGCATCCTGGCGAAGACGGCGGACGAGCTGCTGCCGACCGAGATCCCGCCGAACGTCTACGAGGGCCTCAAGGCCAATAAGGCGCTCGAGGTCCACGTCTTCGGACGGCGCGGCCCGGCGCAGGCCAAGTTCAGCCCGATGGAGCTCCGCGAGCTGGACCACTCCCCCAACATCGAGGTCATCGTCGACCCCGAGGACATCGACTACGACGAGGGCTCGATCGAGACCCGCCGCGGCAACAAGCAGGCCGACATGGTCGCGAAGACCCTGGAGAACTGGGCCATCCGCGACGCCGGCGACCGTCCGCACAAGCTGTTCCTGCACTTCTTCGAGTCGCCCGCCGAGATCCTCGGCGAGGACGGCAAGGTCGTGGGCCTGCGCACCGAGCGCACGGCGCTCGACGGCACGGGGAACGTCAAGGGCACGGGCGAGTTCAAGGACTGGGACGTCACGGCTGTCTACCGGGCCGTGGGCTACCTCTCCGACGAGCTGCCGAAGCTCCCCTGGGACCTCGCGTCGGGCACGGTCCCGGACGAGGGCGGCCGGGTGATCGAGGAGTCCGGCGAGCACCTGGACTCGACGTACGTCACCGGCTGGATCCGCCGCGGCCCGGTCGGCCTCATCGGCCACACCAAGGGCGACGCGAACGAGACCGTCGCGAACCTGCTGGACGACCACGCGAACGGCCGCCTCCAGAGCCCGGCGTCGCCGGAGCCGGAGGCCGTCGATGCCTTCCTCGCCTCCCGCGACGTCCGCTGGACGACCTGGGAGGGCTGGTACAAGCTCGACGCCGCGGAGAAGGCGCTGGGCGAGCCGCAGGGACGCGAGCGCGTCAAGATCGTCGAACGTGAGGACATGCTGAAGGCGAGCGGCGCGTAA
- the recO gene encoding DNA repair protein RecO: MSLFRDDGVVLRTQKLGEADRIITLLTRGHGRVRAVARGVRRTKSKFGARLEPFSHVDVQFFARGSELVGRGLPLCTQSETIAPYGGGIVTDYARYTAGTAMLETAERFADHEGEPAVQQYLLLVGGLRSLSRGEHAPHLVLDAFLLRSLAVNGYAPSFDDCARCGLPGPNRFFSVAAGGVICGDCRVPGSVVPSAEAVGLLSALLTGDWPAAEACEARHVREGSGLVSAYLHWHLERGLRSLRYVEK, translated from the coding sequence ATGAGCCTGTTCCGTGATGACGGTGTCGTCCTGCGCACCCAGAAGCTGGGTGAGGCCGACCGCATCATCACCCTGCTCACGCGCGGTCACGGCCGGGTACGCGCGGTCGCCCGCGGGGTGCGGCGCACCAAGTCCAAGTTCGGGGCGAGGCTCGAGCCGTTCTCCCACGTCGACGTGCAGTTCTTCGCCCGCGGCAGCGAGCTGGTGGGGCGCGGGCTGCCGCTGTGCACCCAGTCGGAGACCATCGCGCCCTACGGCGGCGGCATCGTCACCGACTACGCCCGGTACACCGCCGGCACCGCCATGCTGGAGACCGCGGAACGCTTCGCCGACCACGAGGGCGAGCCCGCGGTCCAGCAGTATCTGCTGCTCGTCGGCGGACTGCGCAGCCTCTCCCGGGGCGAGCACGCGCCGCACCTGGTGCTCGACGCGTTCCTGCTGAGGTCGCTCGCGGTCAACGGCTACGCGCCCAGCTTCGACGACTGCGCGCGCTGCGGGCTGCCGGGGCCCAACCGGTTCTTCTCCGTCGCGGCGGGCGGCGTCATATGCGGCGACTGCCGGGTGCCCGGCAGCGTCGTACCCTCTGCGGAGGCCGTCGGGCTGCTCAGCGCGCTGCTGACCGGCGACTGGCCGGCCGCGGAGGCGTGCGAGGCGCGCCATGTCAGGGAGGGCAGCGGACTGGTGTCCGCCTATCTGCACTGGCACCTGGAGCGCGGCCTGCGCTCCCTGAGGTACGTAGAGAAATAG
- a CDS encoding isoprenyl transferase — MARRGILGRSRREYKVPEPHPSGARPPKIPAELVPNHVACVMDGNGRWAKERGLPRTEGHKVGEGVVLDVLKGCLEMGVKNLSLYAFSTENWKRSPDEVRFLMNFNRDVIRRRRDEMDELGIRIRWVGRMPKMWKSVVQELQVAQEQTVGNDAMTLYFCVNYGGRAEVADAAQALARDVAAGRLDPGKVNEKTFAKYLYYPDMPDVDLFLRPSGEQRISNYLIWQSSYAEMVFQDVLWPDFDRRDLWRACLEYAQRDRRFGGAIPNEELEAMRGRPEGPVA, encoded by the coding sequence ATGGCACGACGCGGAATCCTGGGCCGGTCCCGCCGCGAGTACAAGGTCCCTGAGCCGCACCCGTCCGGCGCCCGCCCGCCCAAGATCCCGGCGGAGCTGGTGCCGAACCACGTGGCGTGCGTCATGGACGGCAACGGCCGCTGGGCCAAGGAGCGCGGCCTGCCCCGCACCGAGGGCCACAAGGTCGGCGAGGGCGTCGTGCTCGATGTGCTCAAGGGCTGCCTGGAGATGGGCGTCAAGAACCTCTCCCTGTACGCCTTCTCCACCGAGAACTGGAAGCGTTCGCCCGACGAGGTGCGCTTCCTGATGAACTTCAACCGGGACGTCATCCGCCGCCGCCGCGACGAGATGGACGAGCTCGGCATCCGTATCCGCTGGGTCGGCCGGATGCCCAAGATGTGGAAGTCCGTCGTCCAGGAGCTCCAGGTCGCCCAGGAGCAGACCGTCGGCAACGACGCGATGACGCTGTACTTCTGCGTCAACTACGGCGGCCGGGCCGAGGTCGCCGACGCGGCGCAGGCCCTCGCGCGCGACGTCGCGGCGGGCAGGCTCGACCCGGGCAAGGTCAACGAGAAGACGTTCGCGAAGTACCTGTACTACCCGGACATGCCGGACGTCGACCTGTTCCTGCGTCCCAGCGGGGAGCAGCGCATCTCGAACTACCTGATCTGGCAGTCGAGTTACGCCGAGATGGTGTTCCAGGACGTGCTGTGGCCGGACTTCGACCGCCGTGACCTGTGGCGCGCCTGCCTCGAGTACGCGCAGCGGGACCGCCGCTTCGGCGGCGCCATCCCGAACGAGGAGCTCGAGGCGATGCGCGGCCGGCCCGAGGGGCCGGTCGCCTGA
- a CDS encoding YcxB family protein, whose amino-acid sequence MTQERQQQEEAEAVVLVYEPTVRDMASALSARMRATPSGRRTLRLLLSAGVLGISSFALLMALGAMTWQLWLMLGVGLLAFGCLYLVPQLQARQLHQMAATQGEFRAVVDDGGIRLTSRDGDARSKWGMFARYVETDDVFVLLTGDKHGVGLMVLPKRGAAGTAGVERLRTLLESRLGKA is encoded by the coding sequence ATGACACAAGAGCGGCAGCAACAAGAGGAAGCGGAGGCGGTGGTGCTCGTCTACGAGCCCACCGTCCGCGACATGGCGTCCGCCCTGAGCGCCCGGATGCGTGCGACGCCCTCCGGCCGGCGCACCCTGCGACTGCTGCTCTCCGCCGGCGTGCTCGGCATCTCCTCCTTCGCGCTGCTCATGGCGCTGGGCGCGATGACCTGGCAGCTGTGGCTCATGCTGGGCGTCGGACTTCTCGCCTTCGGCTGTCTGTACCTGGTGCCGCAGCTCCAGGCCCGGCAACTGCACCAGATGGCGGCCACGCAGGGCGAGTTCCGTGCCGTCGTCGACGACGGCGGCATCCGGCTGACGTCCCGGGACGGCGACGCAAGAAGCAAGTGGGGGATGTTCGCGCGATACGTCGAGACCGACGACGTCTTCGTCCTCCTGACCGGCGACAAGCACGGGGTCGGACTGATGGTCCTGCCCAAGCGCGGCGCGGCCGGCACGGCCGGTGTCGAGCGGCTTCGGACCCTGCTCGAAAGCCGTCTGGGGAAGGCGTGA
- a CDS encoding IS5 family transposase (programmed frameshift) yields the protein MVERLVPDELWELFQRVVPEAPSRPHGGRRRHGDREVLAAIVFVATSGCPWQQLPTASFGPSGAMAHRRFAQWTKARVWAKLHRLVLDELGSRGELDGSRCDRVGEHAGPEKGDLTGPNPVDRGKYGSKIHLITERTGLPLSVGISGANLRDSQALIPLVKGIPPIRSRRGPRRRKPNKLHADKGYDYSHLRQWLRERRITHRIARKGIETSKRLGRHRWTIERTMAWLAGRRRLHRRYERKAEHFLAFTSIACTLICYRRLTK from the exons ATCGTTGAGCGGCTGGTGCCGGACGAGTTGTGGGAGTTGTTTCAGCGGGTGGTGCCGGAGGCGCCGTCGCGGCCTCATGGTGGCCGGCGTCGGCATGGTGACCGGGAGGTGCTGGCCGCGATCGTGTTCGTGGCCACGTCAGGCTGCCCCTGGCAGCAGTTGCCTACGGCGTCGTTCGGGCCATCGGGGGCGATGGCGCATCGGCGAT TTGCCCAGTGGACGAAGGCCAGAGTGTGGGCCAAGCTTCACCGCCTGGTCCTCGACGAACTCGGCTCCCGTGGCGAGTTGGACGGGTCCCGATGCGATCGAGTCGGTGAACATGCGGGCCCTGAAAAGGGGGACCTGACAGGTCCGAATCCTGTCGACCGGGGCAAGTACGGGTCGAAGATCCACTTGATCACCGAGCGGACCGGTCTGCCCCTGTCCGTCGGAATCTCTGGGGCGAACCTGCGCGACAGCCAGGCCCTGATCCCTCTGGTGAAGGGCATACCGCCGATCAGGTCCCGCCGCGGACCTCGACGACGCAAGCCGAACAAGCTCCACGCCGACAAGGGCTACGACTACTCCCACCTGCGGCAATGGTTACGAGAGCGTCGCATCACCCACCGCATCGCCCGCAAGGGCATCGAGACCTCGAAGCGACTGGGCCGCCACCGCTGGACCATCGAACGCACCATGGCCTGGCTCGCCGGCCGTCGACGCCTCCACCGACGCTACGAACGCAAAGCCGAACACTTCCTCGCCTTCACCAGCATCGCCTGCACCCTCATCTGCTACCGCAGACTCACCAAATGA